The proteins below are encoded in one region of Syntrophotalea carbinolica DSM 2380:
- the deoC gene encoding deoxyribose-phosphate aldolase, which produces MKSPAPYIDHTLLKADATSAQIRQLCLEAAHWQFASVCIPPRFVSEAVACLADSQVAVGTVVGFPLGYDTAAVKRAATAQAVAEGVDEIDMVIPLGAALEGRLDMVREDVIGVLDAAAGRLVKVIIECCYLENARKVELVELLAEAGADYVKTSTGFAVSGAAEADIRLLHQAAGGRIKVKAAGGVRDWETCRIMLKAGAHRVGTSNGVQIIQQWQEAPEL; this is translated from the coding sequence GTGAAATCTCCTGCCCCATATATCGATCATACTCTGTTGAAAGCCGATGCGACTTCCGCGCAGATCAGGCAATTGTGTCTCGAGGCGGCTCACTGGCAGTTCGCTTCGGTCTGTATTCCGCCACGCTTTGTGTCCGAGGCGGTAGCATGTCTGGCCGATAGTCAGGTCGCCGTTGGAACCGTTGTCGGTTTTCCTTTGGGATACGACACCGCTGCAGTCAAACGTGCCGCCACCGCACAGGCGGTTGCCGAAGGGGTTGACGAGATCGACATGGTCATCCCCTTGGGAGCGGCGCTCGAGGGCCGTCTGGATATGGTTCGGGAGGATGTGATTGGTGTGTTGGATGCCGCTGCCGGTCGCCTTGTAAAGGTTATTATCGAATGCTGTTACCTCGAGAACGCAAGGAAGGTCGAACTGGTGGAGTTGCTGGCTGAAGCGGGAGCAGACTATGTGAAAACCTCCACGGGATTTGCCGTGTCGGGTGCTGCCGAGGCCGATATCCGGCTTCTGCACCAGGCGGCCGGGGGGCGCATAAAAGTCAAGGCTGCCGGCGGGGTCAGGGATTGGGAGACCTGTCGGATAATGCTCAAGGCAGGTGCGCATCGCGTCGGAACCAGTAATGGCGTGCAGATTATACAGCAATGGCAGGAGGCGCCGGAATTATGA
- the argJ gene encoding bifunctional glutamate N-acetyltransferase/amino-acid acetyltransferase ArgJ, which produces MVKVNGFSFVARSAGIRKSGKPDLGLIFSTVPARCAGVFTTNKVQAAPVLVTAPRIAAGECQAVLVNSGNANACTGEVGMQDALRCGQLAAKSLGIDEQLVAVSSTGVIGHPLPMPLLEKTIPGMSEGLSETAVDDVANAMMTTDSFAKVASRQAGDSAPYTILGVAKGAGMIHPNMATMLSFVMTDACVDQHFLQQALRQAVEGSFNIITVDRDTSTNDMVLVLANGESKTPEIVADSAEGQEFAELLRGVLLDLAKMIVRDGEGATKLVHVCVNGAADDGDARKVAYNVATSNLVKTAFFGEDANWGRIIAAVGYSEAQVDPSRIAIFFDGVPVVQKGLGTGPELEAQATDVLKQAEFSVTIDLGLGDGRGEYYTSDLTYEYVKINADYRT; this is translated from the coding sequence ATGGTAAAAGTCAATGGGTTTTCTTTTGTGGCCCGGTCAGCCGGAATTCGTAAATCCGGGAAGCCTGATCTCGGTCTGATCTTTTCCACGGTGCCGGCACGCTGTGCCGGAGTGTTCACCACCAACAAGGTGCAGGCTGCGCCGGTCCTGGTGACGGCGCCGCGTATTGCTGCGGGGGAATGCCAGGCGGTACTGGTCAATAGCGGTAACGCCAACGCCTGCACCGGCGAGGTCGGTATGCAGGATGCTCTGCGCTGTGGGCAACTTGCCGCCAAAAGCCTGGGCATCGATGAGCAATTGGTGGCGGTTTCGTCTACCGGCGTTATTGGGCACCCTCTGCCCATGCCGTTGCTTGAAAAAACTATCCCCGGCATGTCCGAGGGGTTGTCGGAAACCGCCGTGGACGACGTCGCCAACGCGATGATGACCACCGATTCCTTTGCCAAGGTTGCCAGCCGACAGGCTGGCGACAGCGCTCCCTATACGATCCTGGGGGTCGCCAAAGGCGCCGGAATGATTCATCCCAACATGGCCACCATGCTGTCTTTCGTTATGACCGACGCCTGCGTTGATCAGCATTTTCTTCAGCAGGCGCTGCGCCAGGCGGTGGAGGGCTCTTTCAATATCATTACGGTGGATCGCGATACCTCGACCAACGACATGGTGCTGGTTCTGGCCAATGGTGAATCCAAAACCCCTGAGATCGTTGCCGACTCCGCTGAGGGACAGGAATTTGCGGAGTTGTTGCGGGGGGTCTTGCTCGACCTGGCCAAAATGATTGTTCGCGATGGCGAGGGGGCCACCAAGTTGGTGCACGTGTGCGTCAACGGAGCTGCCGATGACGGCGATGCCCGTAAGGTGGCCTACAACGTTGCAACCTCCAATCTGGTGAAAACAGCATTTTTTGGCGAAGATGCCAACTGGGGTCGGATTATCGCCGCGGTCGGGTATTCGGAAGCGCAGGTGGATCCCAGTCGCATCGCCATCTTTTTCGATGGAGTTCCGGTGGTTCAAAAGGGACTCGGCACGGGACCCGAGCTTGAGGCGCAGGCGACGGACGTACTTAAACAGGCCGAATTTTCCGTCACCATTGATCTCGGTCTTGGCGATGGGCGAGGCGAATACTATACCTCTGATCTTACTTATGAATATGTCAAGATAAACGCCGATTATCGCACCTGA
- the secA gene encoding preprotein translocase subunit SecA — translation MFENILTKIFGSKNERDLKRLQPLVAHIGSLESELETLSEEQLAGKTVEFRQRLAEGASLDSLLPEAFAVVREAGKRVLGMRHFDVQLIGGMVLHKGKIAEMKTGEGKTLVATLAAYLNALPAKGVHVITVNDYLASRDAEWMGRIHRYLGLTVGCIVHGLDDRQRKEAYACDITYGTNNEFGFDYLRDNMKFSLDDYVQRPLSYAIVDEVDSILIDEARTPLIISGPSESSSELYYSVNRIIPMLEKGETIESRDGRVGQTVREYTGDFTIDEKAKTASLTEDGVAKVERLLGVENLYDPGNIELLHHVNQALKAHALFKRDVDYVVKDGEVMIVDEFTGRLMPGRRWSDGLHQAVEAKEGVKIESENQTLATITFQNYFRMYDKLAGMTGTADTEATEFNQIYSLDVMVIPTNRPLARKDEGDVIYKTNREKFLAVVEDIIERHAGGQPILVGTISIENSEVLSSMLRKRGVPHNVLNAKHHEREAEIVAQAGRKGAVTIATNMAGRGTDIILGGNPDLLAQRESAGAENPEAALAQALVKYQEVCAQEKQDVLAAGGLYILGTERHESRRIDNQLRGRAGRQGDPGASRFYLSLEDDLLRIFGSHRVAYIMDRLKIPEGEPIEHRFISKAIANAQKKVEAHNFDIRKHLIEYDDVMNTQRNVIYAQRREVLGGEQLPETFAAIIDEMVEDIVATFCPEKSAPEDWGWASLNEDFFSQFNMPPAPLEVPASDLTPTVMLEHLKQQVDARLQEREAEFTPPVMLHLMKVLLLQTIDAQWKDHLLSIDHLKEGIGLRGYAQRNPKEEYKREAYELFLQMMGRIRQEVVQKLFRIQLAKEQDVERMEQRQRRHRISLNRAGGEAEAAKPVVRDEKKVGRNDPCPCGSGLKYKKCCGQ, via the coding sequence ATGTTTGAAAACATACTGACAAAAATATTCGGCAGTAAAAACGAGCGTGATTTGAAACGCCTTCAGCCTTTGGTAGCGCATATCGGGAGCTTGGAATCGGAGTTGGAAACGCTTTCCGAAGAGCAACTGGCCGGAAAGACCGTGGAGTTTCGTCAACGCCTTGCTGAGGGAGCCTCTCTGGATTCCCTGCTGCCCGAAGCTTTCGCCGTGGTGCGCGAAGCGGGCAAGCGGGTATTGGGCATGCGTCATTTCGACGTGCAGTTGATCGGCGGCATGGTCTTGCATAAGGGCAAAATTGCCGAAATGAAAACCGGCGAGGGTAAGACCCTGGTCGCCACATTGGCTGCTTATCTCAATGCTTTGCCGGCCAAAGGCGTGCATGTCATTACCGTCAACGATTATCTGGCCAGTCGTGATGCCGAGTGGATGGGACGGATTCATCGCTACCTTGGCTTGACTGTCGGTTGCATCGTTCACGGCCTGGATGACCGTCAGCGCAAAGAAGCCTATGCCTGCGATATTACCTACGGCACCAACAATGAATTTGGCTTCGATTATCTTCGCGACAATATGAAATTTTCTTTGGACGACTACGTCCAGAGGCCTCTGAGTTACGCGATTGTCGATGAGGTCGATTCTATTCTTATCGATGAAGCGCGGACTCCGTTGATTATTTCGGGCCCCAGCGAGTCCTCCAGCGAATTGTATTATTCGGTAAATCGGATCATCCCCATGCTTGAGAAGGGGGAGACCATCGAAAGCCGGGACGGCCGGGTGGGCCAGACCGTGCGTGAGTATACCGGCGATTTTACCATCGACGAAAAAGCCAAAACCGCGTCTTTGACCGAAGACGGTGTGGCCAAGGTGGAGCGATTGCTGGGGGTGGAAAACCTTTATGATCCTGGAAATATAGAGTTGCTGCATCATGTCAACCAGGCGCTCAAGGCTCACGCGTTGTTCAAGCGGGATGTCGATTACGTTGTCAAAGACGGCGAGGTGATGATAGTCGATGAATTCACCGGCCGCCTTATGCCCGGGCGTCGTTGGAGCGACGGATTGCACCAGGCGGTGGAAGCCAAGGAAGGCGTCAAGATCGAAAGCGAAAACCAGACTCTGGCGACCATCACCTTTCAGAATTACTTCCGCATGTACGACAAACTCGCGGGGATGACCGGTACCGCGGATACCGAGGCGACGGAATTCAACCAGATTTACAGTCTGGATGTGATGGTGATTCCTACCAACCGGCCATTGGCTCGGAAGGATGAGGGCGATGTCATCTACAAAACCAATCGAGAGAAGTTTCTTGCGGTGGTCGAGGATATTATTGAGAGACACGCCGGGGGGCAGCCGATCCTGGTCGGGACGATCTCTATTGAAAACTCCGAAGTTCTGTCGTCCATGCTGCGCAAGCGTGGTGTTCCGCATAATGTGCTTAACGCCAAGCATCATGAGAGAGAAGCGGAAATTGTCGCGCAGGCAGGACGCAAAGGCGCTGTGACGATCGCCACCAATATGGCCGGCCGCGGTACGGACATTATTTTGGGCGGTAATCCCGATCTGCTGGCCCAGCGTGAAAGTGCCGGTGCCGAAAATCCCGAGGCGGCCCTTGCCCAGGCTCTGGTCAAGTATCAGGAAGTGTGTGCGCAGGAAAAACAGGACGTTCTTGCCGCGGGCGGTCTTTATATCCTCGGTACGGAACGCCATGAGAGTCGTCGCATCGATAATCAGCTGCGCGGGCGTGCCGGACGTCAGGGCGATCCCGGTGCCAGCCGTTTCTATCTCAGCCTCGAAGACGATCTGCTGCGTATCTTCGGTTCTCACCGGGTTGCCTATATCATGGACCGCCTGAAGATTCCTGAAGGTGAGCCCATCGAGCATCGTTTTATTTCTAAGGCCATTGCAAATGCGCAAAAGAAAGTAGAGGCCCACAACTTCGATATTCGTAAGCACCTTATCGAGTACGACGATGTTATGAACACCCAGCGTAACGTGATATATGCGCAACGCCGGGAAGTGCTGGGGGGCGAGCAACTGCCGGAGACGTTCGCCGCTATTATTGATGAGATGGTTGAGGATATCGTTGCCACCTTCTGTCCGGAGAAAAGTGCTCCGGAAGATTGGGGCTGGGCCAGCCTCAACGAAGACTTTTTCAGCCAGTTCAACATGCCGCCGGCGCCTCTGGAGGTACCGGCCAGCGACCTTACGCCGACCGTTATGCTGGAACATCTCAAACAGCAGGTCGATGCGCGACTGCAGGAGCGGGAAGCAGAGTTCACGCCGCCGGTTATGCTTCATCTGATGAAAGTACTTTTGCTGCAGACGATCGATGCCCAGTGGAAAGACCATCTGCTCTCCATCGATCATCTCAAGGAAGGGATCGGCCTGCGGGGTTATGCCCAGCGCAATCCCAAGGAAGAGTACAAGCGGGAGGCTTATGAACTGTTTCTGCAGATGATGGGTCGCATCCGCCAGGAAGTGGTGCAAAAGCTGTTTCGCATTCAGTTGGCCAAGGAACAGGATGTCGAGCGTATGGAGCAGCGTCAACGCCGGCACCGGATTTCCCTTAATCGCGCCGGGGGCGAGGCCGAGGCTGCCAAACCGGTTGTGCGGGATGAGAAAAAAGTGGGGCGCAATGATCCTTGCCCCTGCGGCAGTGGTTTGAAATATAAAAAATGTTGCGGCCAGTAA
- a CDS encoding M23 family metallopeptidase — MPAEKYSIIIIPEGHRRTRRFQVKRNWAQLLVAGMVVAILAVAGLAYYACQIHFDRAELQRLRTERRDYQQNLRRMAGQLQILQKEMVVLANNDTKVRLMTKLAKPVDNVPVGVGGPIETDPAIELSGVQRQIDEIRQSIDLRRESLEELQGALNDQRSLFAARPSIKPAKGWITSGFGLRKSPFGNGSKMHHGLDIAARTGTPVLAPADGVVKRVRTASDYGKMVVVDHGYGYQTLYGHNSKVLVKVGQRVRRGDVIAHIGNTGRSTGPHLHYEVRLNGVPVNPRKFF; from the coding sequence TTGCCCGCCGAGAAGTATTCCATCATCATCATTCCCGAAGGCCATCGCCGTACCCGCCGCTTCCAGGTAAAGCGCAACTGGGCACAATTGCTGGTGGCCGGTATGGTTGTGGCGATACTTGCAGTTGCCGGTTTGGCCTATTATGCCTGTCAGATCCATTTCGATCGTGCCGAGTTGCAGCGTCTGCGTACCGAAAGACGCGATTACCAGCAAAATTTGCGGCGGATGGCCGGTCAACTGCAGATCCTGCAAAAAGAAATGGTGGTGCTGGCCAACAACGATACCAAGGTCCGGTTGATGACCAAGTTGGCCAAGCCGGTCGACAATGTGCCCGTTGGGGTCGGGGGCCCCATCGAAACCGATCCCGCCATAGAGCTTTCCGGGGTGCAACGTCAGATCGACGAAATCCGGCAGTCCATCGATCTGCGCAGGGAAAGTCTCGAAGAGTTGCAGGGAGCGCTTAATGATCAGCGTTCGCTGTTTGCGGCCCGGCCCAGTATCAAGCCTGCCAAGGGGTGGATCACCTCCGGCTTCGGGTTGCGAAAGTCGCCCTTTGGCAATGGCAGCAAGATGCACCACGGACTGGATATCGCGGCCCGTACCGGCACCCCGGTGTTGGCGCCGGCCGACGGAGTCGTCAAACGCGTGCGCACCGCGTCGGATTACGGCAAGATGGTCGTTGTCGATCACGGTTACGGCTATCAGACGCTTTACGGACACAACTCGAAAGTGCTGGTCAAGGTCGGCCAGCGTGTGCGGCGGGGTGATGTCATTGCCCACATCGGCAACACCGGACGTTCCACCGGACCTCACTTGCATTATGAGGTGCGTTTGAACGGCGTCCCCGTTAATCCCCGAAAATTTTTCTGA
- a CDS encoding N-acetyltransferase: protein MIRKARIPDVKVIHKLLLSYAQKGLMLSRSLVDMYECLRDFYIQEQDGEVVGAVALHICWEDLAEIRSLAVSQAHERRGVGRQLVQACLEEARALGIKQVFALTYQPGFFEKMGFDYIEKSELPQKIWSDCLKCPKFPDCDEIAMSLRL, encoded by the coding sequence ATGATCCGTAAAGCACGTATTCCTGACGTCAAGGTCATTCATAAGTTGTTGCTCAGCTATGCCCAGAAAGGGCTTATGCTGTCTCGCTCTCTGGTCGATATGTACGAATGCCTGCGTGATTTTTACATTCAGGAGCAGGATGGCGAGGTGGTTGGTGCCGTGGCTTTGCATATCTGCTGGGAAGACCTGGCGGAGATCCGCTCGCTGGCCGTTTCGCAGGCTCATGAACGCCGAGGCGTGGGGCGCCAGCTGGTTCAGGCCTGTCTGGAGGAGGCGCGGGCCTTGGGTATAAAGCAGGTCTTCGCCCTGACCTACCAACCGGGTTTTTTCGAAAAAATGGGTTTCGACTATATCGAGAAGTCGGAGCTCCCGCAAAAGATCTGGAGCGATTGTCTCAAGTGCCCCAAGTTTCCCGATTGCGATGAAATTGCCATGAGCCTTCGGCTCTGA
- the recN gene encoding DNA repair protein RecN — translation MLTDLHIRHFAIIDRLHVSFCDGFSVLTGETGAGKSIIIDAVALILGGRAKPELVRTGENEAVVEAVFDLSGTPLLRRELAEAGFGDEDELLVKRVVNPTGRNKIFINGSLAKLSQLQPITTRLMNIYGQHEHQSLQRVEHHLSLLDRFAGLTEEVQAYGEEFVQVREQTLHLQSLEEAEHQRRERLEQLEFQRRELAAAALRKGEEEELLVERRLMQNSERLVRVAERGYEAFYAAEGAISEQLDAVAGDLEKLCDVDAFLSKPAEEIRSALYVIEDVAFKLREYAGRVAFDPNRQAEVEKRLDIIAGLKRKYGMEADGLVAHAQTIDDQIEDLLHADARREALQQALSESEQALRGKAEAISVRRQEAAEQLARAVEEQLADLAMQRATFEMRLFALDEPGPQGLERGEFYLAPNAGEAPKPLAWIASGGELSRIMLALRRAAPGGDEISTLIFDEVDAGVGGVAASAIGAKLRDIASQAQVLCVTHLPQVASFADHHYRVQKQEKDGRTYTELISLVGEQRVEEMARMLGGAQVTERTLEHAREIIDQSMTQQQTEG, via the coding sequence ATGCTGACGGATCTCCATATCAGGCATTTCGCGATTATTGACCGACTGCATGTGTCATTCTGTGACGGATTCAGTGTGCTCACGGGTGAAACCGGTGCCGGCAAATCGATCATTATCGATGCGGTGGCCCTTATCCTGGGCGGGCGGGCCAAACCGGAGCTGGTACGTACGGGTGAGAACGAGGCTGTGGTGGAGGCGGTTTTCGACCTTTCCGGTACGCCCCTGTTGCGGCGCGAACTGGCTGAGGCCGGGTTCGGGGACGAGGACGAACTGTTGGTAAAGCGGGTTGTCAATCCGACAGGGCGCAATAAAATTTTCATCAACGGTTCGCTGGCCAAGCTGTCCCAATTGCAACCGATAACCACCCGCCTGATGAATATCTATGGACAACACGAACATCAGAGCCTGCAACGCGTCGAGCACCATCTGTCCCTGTTGGACCGTTTTGCCGGTTTGACTGAAGAAGTCCAGGCGTACGGCGAAGAGTTCGTACAGGTTCGTGAACAGACCCTGCATCTGCAGTCCCTTGAAGAAGCCGAACACCAGCGGCGCGAGCGCCTTGAACAGCTGGAGTTTCAGCGGCGCGAACTGGCGGCGGCCGCCCTCCGGAAGGGGGAAGAGGAGGAGCTGCTTGTCGAGCGACGTCTGATGCAGAATTCCGAGCGTCTGGTGCGGGTTGCCGAGCGCGGCTACGAAGCCTTTTACGCTGCCGAGGGGGCGATCAGCGAGCAACTCGATGCCGTTGCAGGCGACTTGGAGAAGCTTTGTGATGTCGATGCGTTCTTAAGTAAGCCGGCGGAAGAGATCCGTAGCGCTTTGTATGTGATCGAAGATGTCGCCTTCAAGTTGCGCGAGTATGCCGGACGGGTGGCGTTTGATCCGAACCGGCAGGCCGAAGTCGAAAAGCGTCTGGATATAATCGCCGGTCTTAAACGCAAATATGGTATGGAGGCCGATGGTCTTGTTGCCCATGCGCAAACGATCGATGACCAGATCGAGGATCTGCTTCATGCCGACGCCAGGCGCGAAGCCCTGCAGCAGGCTTTGTCCGAAAGTGAACAGGCTCTCCGCGGGAAGGCGGAGGCTATTTCAGTTCGACGTCAAGAGGCCGCCGAACAATTGGCCCGTGCGGTGGAAGAACAGTTGGCAGATCTTGCCATGCAGCGGGCCACTTTCGAAATGCGGCTTTTTGCCCTTGACGAGCCCGGTCCCCAGGGGCTGGAGCGGGGCGAATTCTATCTTGCACCGAATGCTGGCGAAGCGCCCAAACCTCTGGCCTGGATCGCCTCGGGGGGGGAGTTGTCCCGAATAATGCTGGCCCTGAGACGGGCGGCCCCCGGCGGAGATGAGATCTCTACGCTTATCTTCGACGAAGTCGATGCCGGCGTCGGAGGGGTCGCTGCAAGCGCTATCGGTGCGAAGCTTCGCGATATCGCAAGCCAGGCGCAGGTTCTTTGTGTAACCCATCTACCCCAGGTGGCTTCCTTTGCCGATCATCACTACAGGGTGCAAAAGCAGGAAAAGGACGGACGTACCTATACGGAACTGATATCGTTGGTCGGAGAGCAGCGGGTCGAGGAAATGGCGCGCATGCTGGGCGGAGCCCAGGTCACGGAGCGGACCCTGGAGCACGCTCGCGAAATCATCGATCAGTCCATGACGCAGCAACAAACAGAGGGGTGA
- a CDS encoding NAD(+)/NADH kinase, whose product MKRIGIYAKCNHPDAVMVARDVVGWLRGRGLEVFLEKKLAQDVGDAEQSHDRGSIPGMVDLIIVLGGDGTLISVARQVCGRDVPILGVNLGSLGFLTEITRGELYLSLEKVLKGEFSLSDRMMLEAVVWRHGLEAGRFSVLNDVVINKGAIARIIDMEVSVDTAYLTTFKSDGLIIATPTGSTAYNLSAGGPIISPGLHCLVVTPICPHMLANRPLIVSDTACIRIEMKLRDQDVVLTADGQVGMALEAGDVVEIRKADRCTRLIKSPSKEYFEVLRTKLGWGER is encoded by the coding sequence ATGAAAAGAATCGGTATTTACGCAAAATGCAATCATCCTGATGCCGTCATGGTGGCTCGCGATGTTGTCGGCTGGCTGCGTGGTCGGGGGCTGGAAGTTTTTCTGGAAAAGAAACTGGCGCAGGATGTCGGCGACGCTGAGCAATCTCATGATCGCGGGTCCATTCCCGGTATGGTCGACCTGATCATCGTTCTGGGCGGCGACGGCACCCTCATTTCGGTGGCGCGGCAGGTTTGCGGACGTGATGTGCCGATTCTGGGGGTCAATCTCGGCAGCCTCGGTTTTTTGACCGAGATTACGCGCGGAGAGTTGTATCTCTCTTTGGAGAAAGTGCTCAAGGGGGAATTCTCCCTTTCGGACCGTATGATGCTCGAGGCGGTGGTATGGCGTCACGGGCTTGAGGCCGGGCGCTTCAGCGTCCTCAACGATGTCGTTATCAATAAAGGGGCCATCGCAAGGATTATCGATATGGAGGTGTCGGTTGATACCGCCTATTTAACAACCTTTAAATCCGACGGCTTGATTATTGCAACTCCAACCGGGTCGACGGCTTATAATCTGTCCGCCGGCGGACCGATTATTTCGCCGGGTTTGCACTGCCTGGTTGTGACACCCATCTGTCCGCACATGCTGGCCAACAGGCCGCTTATTGTTTCCGATACCGCTTGTATCCGCATCGAGATGAAGCTTCGGGACCAGGATGTGGTTTTGACGGCGGACGGACAGGTCGGCATGGCGCTTGAGGCCGGGGATGTCGTTGAGATTCGCAAGGCCGACCGGTGCACCCGATTGATCAAAAGTCCGTCGAAAGAGTATTTTGAAGTGCTGCGTACCAAGTTGGGATGGGGGGAACGCTGA
- a CDS encoding replication-associated recombination protein A: MDLFESDIHTNAQAPMAERMRPRTLEEMVGQQHLIGTDKVLRRLIESDRLSSVIFWGPPGTGKTTMAQVIAGSTRSRFVFFSAVLQGIKEVREIVKKAREERAYHNRKTLLFVDEIHRFNKAQQDAFLPYVEKGDITLIGATTENPSFEINSALLSRSRVFVLQPLDAADIAQLLQRALTDSRGLDNKFPETDSETLAFLAGQAQGDARVALNALEVAADLSKEQRAITLQAVKDALQQRGIRYDKGAEEHYNVISAFIKSLRGSDPDAALYWLARMIEAGEDPLFIARRMVIFAAEDVGNADPRGLQLAVASQQAVHFIGMPEGRIPLAQAATYLACAPKSNASYLGIDRALDTVRKSGSLPVPAHLCNAPTRLMKDMGYGDGYRYPHDYPGAWVAQEYLPEDLRGKRFYESSERGYERRMQEFCKQRKPD; the protein is encoded by the coding sequence GTGGATCTGTTCGAAAGCGATATTCACACAAACGCCCAAGCCCCCATGGCCGAGCGCATGCGTCCGCGCACGCTTGAGGAAATGGTCGGCCAACAACACCTGATCGGCACCGACAAAGTCCTGCGGCGCCTTATCGAATCGGACAGACTTTCCTCTGTCATTTTCTGGGGCCCCCCGGGGACCGGCAAGACCACCATGGCGCAAGTGATTGCCGGCTCGACCCGCAGCCGCTTTGTCTTTTTCTCCGCTGTTCTGCAAGGCATCAAAGAGGTCCGCGAAATCGTCAAGAAAGCCAGAGAGGAACGCGCCTACCATAACCGCAAGACCCTGCTTTTCGTCGATGAGATACACCGCTTCAACAAAGCCCAGCAGGATGCCTTTCTCCCCTACGTGGAAAAAGGCGATATCACGCTGATCGGAGCGACTACCGAAAACCCCTCCTTCGAGATCAACTCGGCCCTCCTGTCACGGTCGCGGGTATTTGTTCTTCAACCATTGGACGCAGCCGACATCGCACAGCTTCTCCAACGCGCCCTGACCGATTCGCGGGGTCTCGACAACAAATTCCCCGAAACCGATAGCGAAACGCTGGCTTTTCTTGCCGGTCAGGCGCAGGGCGATGCCCGGGTGGCACTCAACGCCCTGGAAGTGGCCGCAGACCTGAGCAAAGAACAGCGGGCGATTACCTTACAGGCGGTCAAAGATGCCCTGCAGCAGCGAGGCATCCGCTACGACAAGGGCGCTGAAGAACACTATAACGTCATCTCCGCTTTCATCAAAAGCCTGCGCGGCTCGGATCCCGATGCAGCTCTCTATTGGCTGGCACGTATGATCGAAGCGGGAGAAGACCCCCTTTTCATTGCCCGGCGCATGGTTATTTTCGCAGCCGAAGATGTCGGCAACGCCGACCCGCGCGGCCTGCAACTGGCCGTTGCCAGCCAACAGGCCGTCCATTTCATCGGCATGCCGGAGGGACGTATCCCGCTGGCCCAAGCCGCAACCTATCTGGCCTGTGCGCCCAAGAGCAATGCATCCTACCTCGGTATCGACCGCGCCTTGGACACCGTGCGCAAAAGCGGCAGTCTGCCGGTTCCGGCGCATCTTTGCAATGCACCGACGCGCCTCATGAAAGACATGGGTTACGGCGACGGCTACCGTTACCCCCACGACTATCCCGGCGCCTGGGTCGCCCAGGAGTACCTCCCGGAAGACCTGCGCGGAAAACGCTTCTACGAATCTTCCGAAAGAGGCTATGAAAGGCGCATGCAGGAATTCTGCAAGCAACGCAAACCCGACTGA